A region of Vibrio porteresiae DSM 19223 DNA encodes the following proteins:
- the pdxR gene encoding MocR-like pyridoxine biosynthesis transcription factor PdxR gives MKNDHLIHIQFSPDRSLQEQIREHLLEKIHQGIFADKALPSCRKLAQMLNVSRNTIVLVYERLVDEGFLVSHQRSGFFANPEIDAIQVNPLKREEPAPKCVGDAPVWGNKFKCDFSGQRSRIKLNNWQEFPYPFIYGQPDESLFPASHWRECGRLAQRTNVIKDWLADHVDDDDPMLIKQLQTNVLSKRGIIADSDEILVTIGTQNSLFLIAQLLTDHHSTVGIEEPGYPDARHIFSTFHANIQGLRIDPEGVSLTPELTQCDYIYTTPSHQVPTNVTMSLKRRHELLQMADEHDIVIIEDDYDSEININQQPHPSLKSLDKNGRVIYVGSLSKSLSPGLRIGFMVADRNMIAQARKLRRLMYRHPPSNNQRTCALFISLGYYDTYLSKIKRAYCEKWQALRQALERHLPECITSDTLGGSAFWLRMPDGVSSKQVAKLSREQGVIVEDGDVLFMHPENLNYRFLRLGFGSIKAENIEPGIEILSQIVRTLALTSCQEAFWRDE, from the coding sequence TTGAAGAACGATCATTTAATTCACATTCAATTTTCTCCTGATAGAAGCCTCCAAGAACAGATCAGAGAACATCTACTGGAAAAGATTCATCAAGGGATATTTGCAGACAAAGCTCTACCGTCTTGCAGAAAATTAGCACAAATGCTCAATGTATCGCGAAATACCATTGTATTAGTCTACGAGCGTTTAGTGGATGAGGGATTTTTGGTGTCGCATCAACGGAGTGGTTTTTTTGCCAATCCCGAGATAGATGCCATTCAAGTGAACCCGCTCAAACGAGAAGAGCCTGCACCTAAGTGCGTAGGTGATGCACCAGTTTGGGGCAATAAGTTCAAATGTGACTTTTCCGGACAACGTAGCCGTATCAAACTCAACAACTGGCAAGAGTTTCCTTATCCGTTTATTTATGGTCAACCTGACGAAAGCCTGTTTCCTGCCAGCCATTGGCGCGAATGTGGCCGTTTAGCGCAGCGGACCAACGTGATTAAAGATTGGCTCGCCGATCACGTCGATGACGACGATCCTATGTTGATAAAACAGCTGCAAACCAACGTATTAAGTAAACGTGGCATCATTGCCGATAGCGATGAAATTTTGGTGACGATTGGCACGCAAAACTCTCTGTTTCTGATTGCGCAGCTACTCACCGATCATCACTCTACCGTGGGCATTGAAGAGCCGGGTTACCCTGATGCACGCCATATTTTTTCGACTTTTCATGCCAATATTCAAGGGCTACGCATCGATCCTGAAGGGGTCTCTTTGACTCCAGAGCTCACTCAGTGTGATTACATCTACACGACGCCAAGCCATCAGGTGCCGACTAACGTGACAATGTCACTTAAACGTCGCCATGAACTGCTACAAATGGCGGATGAACATGACATTGTGATCATCGAAGATGACTACGACAGTGAAATCAATATCAATCAACAGCCGCATCCGTCGTTAAAGAGTTTGGATAAAAATGGCCGCGTGATTTACGTCGGCAGTTTGTCGAAGTCTCTTTCACCCGGTCTGCGGATCGGTTTTATGGTGGCGGATCGCAATATGATTGCCCAAGCTCGTAAGCTGCGCCGTTTGATGTATCGCCATCCACCTTCAAATAACCAACGCACCTGCGCGCTGTTTATCTCTTTAGGCTACTACGATACCTACTTAAGTAAGATTAAACGCGCCTACTGCGAAAAATGGCAAGCACTGCGCCAAGCGTTGGAACGTCATTTACCTGAGTGCATCACGTCCGACACCCTTGGTGGGAGTGCGTTTTGGTTGCGAATGCCCGATGGGGTCAGTAGCAAGCAAGTGGCAAAATTGTCGCGGGAACAGGGCGTGATTGTCGAAGATGGTGATGTGTTATTTATGCATCCAGAAAACCTTAACTATCGTTTTCTGCGTCTCGGCTTTGGCTCTATTAAAGCGGAGAACATCGAACCGGGCATCGAAATCCTCAGCCAGATTGTTCGCACTCTCGCGCTCACGTCTTGCCAAGAGGCATTTTGGCGTGACGAATAG